A single genomic interval of Devosia oryziradicis harbors:
- a CDS encoding aminoglycoside phosphotransferase family protein has product MNDDIPTGERIDVTAETVAALVAEQFPQFADLEVRRVRQSGWDNHTFHLGDRHKVRLPASAVYLSQIDKETVWIPRLAPQLPCLVPHPVAVGRPGPGYPFPWSIWEWIDGVPAERSAISDLGQFAEDLAGFLLALAQRETAGAPLAGPDNFFRGGDLGVYDQQARQCLLQLNGIVDTARLTKVWHEAIASRWQAAPVWVHGDIAWGNLLVRDGKLHAVIDFGSSAVGDPACDLVINWTLFDAGARSRFRAAYDIDHQTWQRARGWCIWKAMLIIADNLQDAAVVERERAVLQQVMDDLDESRS; this is encoded by the coding sequence ATGAACGATGACATTCCCACCGGGGAGCGGATCGATGTGACCGCGGAGACTGTCGCGGCGCTGGTCGCGGAGCAGTTTCCGCAATTCGCCGATCTGGAGGTTCGGCGGGTCCGCCAGAGCGGTTGGGACAATCATACCTTCCACCTCGGCGATCGGCATAAGGTGAGATTGCCGGCATCGGCCGTCTACCTTTCGCAGATAGACAAGGAAACGGTCTGGATTCCCAGGCTGGCACCCCAACTGCCTTGCCTCGTCCCACACCCGGTCGCGGTCGGCAGGCCCGGCCCCGGCTACCCCTTTCCTTGGTCGATCTGGGAGTGGATCGACGGCGTTCCCGCCGAACGCAGTGCGATTTCCGATCTTGGGCAATTTGCCGAAGACCTGGCGGGCTTCCTGCTGGCGCTGGCGCAAAGAGAAACGGCGGGCGCCCCGCTGGCCGGCCCCGACAACTTCTTCCGGGGCGGCGATCTTGGCGTTTATGACCAGCAGGCGCGCCAATGTCTGCTCCAACTGAATGGGATCGTCGACACCGCGCGACTGACCAAGGTATGGCACGAGGCAATTGCGAGCCGGTGGCAAGCTGCGCCGGTATGGGTGCATGGCGATATTGCCTGGGGCAACCTTCTGGTGCGTGACGGCAAGCTGCATGCCGTCATCGACTTCGGCTCCTCAGCCGTCGGCGACCCGGCGTGTGACTTGGTCATCAACTGGACGCTGTTTGACGCCGGAGCCCGCAGCCGCTTCCGGGCAGCCTACGACATCGACCACCAGACCTGGCAGCGTGCGCGCGGCTGGTGCATCTGGAAGGCAATGCTGATTATTGCAGACAACCTCCAGGATGCCGCCGTGGTCGAGCGCGAACGAGCGGTCCTCCAGCAGGTCATGGACGACCTGGATGAAAGCCGCTCCTGA
- a CDS encoding dihydrofolate reductase family protein, translated as MGKLITTAFVSLDGVMEAPGGEPGYRNSGWTFQDIEFLPEVYDLKAKEQDEATAMMMGRASYEAFSPVWPSMTDDFARYNALPKFIVSSSLEQASLVHNWGEQTILRSLDEVAALKDGYDGTIIVHGSATLNRNLADAGLVDRYNLLVFPVLLGAGKRLFSQSDKDKQMLKVVEAQTYANGVQKLVYDVVR; from the coding sequence ATGGGCAAGCTTATTACTACTGCTTTTGTGTCTCTCGACGGCGTCATGGAAGCGCCAGGCGGCGAGCCGGGCTATCGCAATAGCGGTTGGACGTTCCAGGACATCGAGTTTCTCCCCGAGGTGTACGACCTCAAGGCCAAGGAGCAGGACGAAGCAACGGCCATGATGATGGGGCGCGCGAGCTACGAAGCTTTCAGCCCGGTGTGGCCGAGCATGACCGATGACTTCGCGCGCTACAACGCCCTACCCAAATTCATCGTCTCTTCTTCGCTCGAGCAGGCCAGCCTGGTTCACAATTGGGGTGAGCAGACAATCCTCCGTTCCCTCGACGAAGTGGCCGCGCTCAAGGACGGCTATGATGGGACCATCATCGTCCATGGCAGCGCCACGTTGAACCGCAATCTCGCCGATGCCGGCCTGGTCGATCGGTACAATCTGCTGGTGTTCCCGGTCTTGCTGGGCGCTGGAAAGCGCCTTTTCAGCCAGAGCGACAAGGACAAGCAGATGCTCAAGGTGGTCGAGGCACAGACCTATGCCAACGGCGTCCAGAAGCTGGTCTACGATGTTGTCCGCTAG
- a CDS encoding DMT family transporter encodes MKPQDWLLIVGLSLLFGSSFFFTEIAGESLGPLTIAASRLVIAGVVLAVIALVQSRRTGARTPHGTLVLMGLLNSFLPISLIAWAQQSLPSGISAILAATSPVFGIFFAHALLRQEKLTTMRVAATIGAFVAVVLVLDPTGTVGLSAGLPPWAVLAAAASSALAGVLGRRLIVPGTRPLDVARGQVISAAVMATLGAAVFEQPWAQPAPSVQALASLVTMGLVSTALAYVLFFRLLERVGAANTLLVGFLVPASATLLGATFLGERLSWLQCAGYLVLGLALLVIGRAKPVPADTPLPSEQAR; translated from the coding sequence ATGAAGCCCCAGGACTGGCTGCTCATTGTCGGACTGTCCCTGCTGTTCGGCAGTTCGTTCTTTTTTACCGAAATTGCCGGGGAGAGCCTCGGGCCGTTGACCATTGCGGCGTCCCGTCTGGTCATTGCCGGAGTGGTGCTGGCGGTGATCGCCCTGGTTCAATCGCGACGCACCGGGGCCAGGACACCGCACGGAACCCTGGTCCTGATGGGGCTGCTCAACAGCTTCCTTCCCATCAGCCTGATCGCCTGGGCACAGCAGAGCCTGCCCAGTGGCATCTCGGCCATTCTGGCCGCCACGTCACCGGTATTCGGCATCTTTTTCGCGCATGCCTTGCTGCGGCAGGAAAAGCTGACAACGATGCGGGTGGCAGCAACTATTGGTGCCTTTGTCGCGGTGGTCCTGGTCCTGGATCCGACCGGTACGGTGGGCCTGTCCGCCGGCCTGCCGCCATGGGCGGTTCTGGCCGCAGCCGCGAGTTCTGCCCTTGCCGGCGTCTTGGGCCGCAGGCTGATCGTTCCGGGCACAAGACCGCTCGATGTAGCAAGAGGACAGGTGATTTCCGCGGCGGTGATGGCAACGCTTGGTGCCGCGGTCTTCGAGCAGCCCTGGGCTCAACCTGCCCCCTCGGTGCAGGCATTGGCGTCGCTGGTGACAATGGGCCTGGTCTCCACGGCCCTCGCCTATGTACTCTTCTTCCGCCTGCTCGAGCGCGTCGGAGCCGCCAATACGCTGCTCGTCGGATTTCTCGTACCGGCTTCGGCAACACTGCTTGGCGCCACCTTTCTGGGTGAACGGCTTTCGTGGCTCCAGTGTGCAGGATACCTGGTGCTGGGATTGGCCCTGCTGGTCATCGGCCGGGCAAAGCCCGTACCGGCTGACACCCCCCTCCCTTCCGAGCAAGCCCGGTAG
- a CDS encoding anthrone oxygenase family protein, with product MTLKDGLILSSAIGCEITGGVYFAFSGFVMPALAQQGGAGAAAMTDINEVILGSGFMPLFFGTTLAAVALGIMGGFDLQAKPGRLLLAGGILYLAGMFGCTVAFNVPLNDGLAAGTISRSDYVDRWTLWNSVRATASIGAAGLFAWVLIQ from the coding sequence ATGACCTTGAAGGACGGACTGATCCTTTCGTCGGCAATTGGCTGCGAGATCACCGGCGGTGTCTACTTCGCCTTTTCAGGCTTCGTCATGCCCGCTCTCGCGCAACAGGGGGGAGCCGGTGCTGCCGCCATGACGGACATCAACGAAGTTATCCTCGGCTCCGGCTTCATGCCCCTGTTTTTTGGCACCACCCTCGCTGCCGTGGCGCTCGGCATCATGGGCGGGTTCGATCTCCAGGCAAAACCGGGTCGACTGCTCCTCGCTGGCGGCATCCTTTACCTCGCCGGCATGTTTGGCTGCACGGTTGCGTTCAACGTCCCACTCAACGATGGGCTCGCAGCGGGGACGATATCTCGGAGCGATTATGTCGACCGGTGGACTCTATGGAACTCCGTGCGTGCAACGGCGTCAATCGGGGCGGCGGGGTTGTTCGCCTGGGTGCTCATCCAATGA
- a CDS encoding MFS transporter — MVLSKPELRVGLLLAVAMFLSGVTAASTYPYSSVVAIEFLGMSGPLYSVVIAVSSIVGATLSGIFGYFSDRLRDRRLMALFSAFAGCVGYGMIYVFRNTTAFTVATCLITPAAMSLFSQNFAYARAYYQMSGSERADLAVSMLRSVFATAWIVVPPLAGYLAAVASPFDVYLMTAVAYVACGAVIVFMMRDRATAVRPPKASAQQAAEQRTAPIPVVFGLFGILLMTVAMRLVGTAMPLVIVAEMGGSVGDVGLYAGLAAACEVPFMILWAYLGLRIPRTIIIFANGLLLCLYLVVASGLTSVQALLWLQPLNGLAMAALLTTTISYTQDAIKGRVGLSSSLIDILGVAASLLGAVIFGVVSAIAQYRVAITISGAVAALGGLAVLLTEYGPALLRRPPDVPDPRHADER, encoded by the coding sequence ATGGTTCTGTCCAAACCCGAACTGCGCGTCGGACTGCTGCTTGCCGTGGCAATGTTCCTTTCCGGTGTAACGGCAGCAAGCACCTATCCCTATAGTTCGGTGGTCGCCATCGAGTTTCTCGGCATGTCTGGACCGCTGTATTCGGTCGTAATCGCCGTTAGTTCGATTGTCGGCGCCACGCTGTCGGGCATTTTCGGCTACTTCTCCGACCGTCTGCGAGACCGCCGCCTCATGGCCTTGTTTTCAGCATTTGCCGGGTGCGTGGGCTATGGGATGATTTATGTATTCCGCAACACCACGGCGTTCACTGTGGCCACCTGCCTCATCACGCCTGCCGCAATGTCGCTCTTTTCGCAAAACTTCGCCTATGCGAGGGCCTATTATCAGATGTCGGGCTCGGAGCGTGCCGACTTGGCCGTCTCTATGCTGCGCAGCGTTTTTGCGACGGCGTGGATCGTCGTCCCGCCGCTGGCCGGCTACCTGGCGGCCGTGGCTTCCCCGTTCGACGTCTACCTGATGACGGCCGTAGCCTATGTCGCCTGCGGCGCCGTGATCGTCTTCATGATGCGCGATCGCGCAACCGCCGTGCGGCCACCCAAGGCCTCGGCACAGCAGGCGGCGGAACAGCGGACCGCTCCAATCCCGGTGGTCTTCGGGCTTTTTGGCATTTTGCTCATGACGGTCGCCATGCGCCTGGTCGGCACAGCAATGCCGCTGGTCATTGTTGCGGAGATGGGCGGCTCGGTGGGTGATGTCGGCCTCTATGCTGGGCTGGCGGCAGCCTGCGAAGTGCCCTTCATGATTCTCTGGGCCTATCTGGGCCTGCGCATACCGCGAACCATCATCATTTTCGCCAATGGCCTGCTGCTTTGTCTCTACCTCGTCGTAGCCAGCGGACTGACCAGCGTGCAGGCCCTCCTTTGGTTGCAGCCACTCAATGGCCTGGCAATGGCAGCCCTTCTCACCACGACCATCAGTTACACCCAGGATGCCATCAAGGGCCGGGTCGGGCTCTCGTCGTCGCTGATCGATATACTGGGCGTCGCAGCATCGCTGCTTGGTGCGGTGATCTTCGGCGTCGTGAGCGCCATTGCCCAATATCGCGTCGCAATCACCATAAGCGGTGCCGTTGCGGCGCTGGGCGGATTGGCGGTCCTGCTCACTGAATACGGACCGGCGCTCCTCCGTCGCCCCCCAGACGTTCCAGACCCGAGGCACGCAGATGAACGATGA
- a CDS encoding LysE family translocator has product MTYEFILTTLIVVASPGTGALYTIAAGLGRGRRASLWAAFGCTLGTLPHMLAAITGLAAILHASALAFDIIKYAGVAYLLYMAWSTLRETGVLAVEREASSKSALQVINESILINILNPKLSIFFFAFLPQFVPTSTPDGLPLMLQMSGVFVAMTFVVFSIYGLFAAAMRGQVLSRPSVMLWMRRTFAGAFVLLGAKLALTQR; this is encoded by the coding sequence ATGACATACGAATTTATCCTGACGACGCTCATCGTCGTTGCCTCGCCCGGGACTGGGGCCCTCTATACTATTGCCGCCGGCCTGGGACGGGGTAGGCGCGCGAGCCTCTGGGCTGCCTTTGGCTGCACGCTCGGGACATTGCCGCACATGCTTGCGGCCATCACCGGATTGGCGGCCATACTGCATGCAAGCGCCCTTGCTTTCGACATCATCAAATATGCCGGCGTCGCTTATCTTCTCTACATGGCTTGGTCGACGCTTCGCGAAACCGGTGTGCTTGCGGTCGAGCGGGAGGCTAGCAGCAAGTCGGCGCTGCAGGTGATCAACGAGTCCATCCTGATCAACATCCTCAATCCAAAGCTGTCGATCTTCTTTTTTGCCTTCCTGCCCCAGTTCGTGCCCACGTCGACGCCTGACGGACTGCCGTTGATGCTCCAGATGAGCGGCGTATTCGTCGCCATGACCTTCGTGGTCTTTTCGATCTATGGCCTCTTCGCCGCGGCGATGCGCGGACAAGTCCTTTCGCGGCCCTCGGTCATGCTCTGGATGCGGCGCACCTTCGCCGGCGCCTTCGTCCTGCTCGGCGCCAAGCTCGCCCTGACGCAGAGATAG